From Diceros bicornis minor isolate mBicDic1 chromosome 8, mDicBic1.mat.cur, whole genome shotgun sequence, a single genomic window includes:
- the FAM200B gene encoding LOW QUALITY PROTEIN: protein FAM200B (The sequence of the model RefSeq protein was modified relative to this genomic sequence to represent the inferred CDS: inserted 2 bases in 1 codon; substituted 1 base at 1 genomic stop codon): protein MDHFFFKRKRINEVKYAETCSSSTIGSGRVNSDDIQKNIDANLHNSTLFEPHFKKKKVSARRYNEDYLKYGFIKCEKPFENDRPQCIICNNILANESLKPSKLKRHLETQHAELIDKPLEYFQRKEDVKLSTQFLSCSTTVSEKALLSSYLVAYRVAKEKMAHSAAEKIILPACLDMVRTIFDDKSADKLKTIASDNTISLRICTIAEHLETMLINRLQSGIDFAIQLDESTDIGSCLTLLVYVRYAWQNEFMEDFLCCLNLTSRLSGLDIFTELEKCIVGQYKLNWKNCKGITSDGTANXTGKHSRVIKKLLEVTNNGAVXNHCFIHREALASREIPQNLMEVLKTAVKVVNFIKGSSLNSRLLETFCSEIGTNHTHLLYHTKVRWLSQGKILSRVYELRNEIHIFLIEKKSHLASIFENDIWVTKLAYLTDIFGILNELSLKLRGKNSDIFQHVERIQGFQKSLLLWQARLKSNHPSYYMFPRFLQHIEENTINENILKEIKLEILLHLTSLSKTFNHFFPEEQFETLRENSWVKDPFAFRNPESIIELNLVPEEENELLQLSSSYTLKNDYETLSLSAFWIKIKEDFPLLSRKSVLLLLPFTTTSLCELGFSVLTQLKTKERNGLNSAADMRVALSSCVPDWNELINRQAHPSH, encoded by the exons atggatcatttcttttttaaaagaaagaggattaatgaagtgaaatatgcagaaacatGTTCAAGTTCAACTATTGGATCTGGAAGAGTGAATAGTGACGATATTCAGAAAAATATTGACGCTAATCTGCATAATTCAACTTTGTTTGAGccacatttcaaaaagaaaaaagtaagtgCAAGACGTTATAATgaagattatttaaaatatggtttTATCAAATGTGAAAAACCCTTTGAAAATGACAGACCTCAGTGTATTATTTGTAATAATATTCTTGCAAATGAAAGCTTAAAACcttcaaaattaaaaaggcaTTTAGAAACTCAGCATGCTGAGCTTATTGATAAGCCTcttgaatattttcaaagaaaggaagatgtaaaGTTATCAACACAATTTCTTAGTTGTTCTACTACTGTTAGTGAGAAAGCCTTATTATCATCATATTTAGTTGCGTATCGTGTGGCGAAAGAGAAAATGGCTCACTCAGCTGCTGAAAAAATTATTCTTCCAGCATGTTTGGATATGGTGCGTACAATTTTTGATGATAAATCagctgataaattaaaaactatagCTAGTGATAACACAATATCTCTTAGAATTTGTACTATTGCAGAACATTTAGAAACAATGCTTATTAATCGCTTACAGTCTGGTATAGATTTTGCAATCCAGCTTGATGAAAGTACTGATATTGGAAGCTGCTTAACACTTTTAGTTTATGTCAGATATGCCTGGCAAAATGAGTTTATGGAGGATTTTTTGTGTTGTTTAAATTTGACCTCACGCCTAAGTGGGTTAGATATCTTTACAGAATTAGAAAAGTGCATTGTTGGTCAATATAAATTAAACTGGAAAAACTGCAAAGGAATTACAAGTGATGGAACagcaaa aactggaaaacatagCAGAGTAATTAAAAAATTGCTAGAAGTTACTAATAATGGTGCTGTGTGAAATCATTGTTTTATACATCGTGAAGCGTTAGCATCCAGAGAAATTCCACAGAATCTCATGGAAGTATTGAAAACTGCAGTAaaagttgttaattttattaaaggAAGCTCACTAAATAGCCGACTTCTTGAAACATTTTGTTCAGAGATTGGAACTAACCATACTCACTTACTGTATCATACCAAAGTTCGTTGGTTGTCTCAAGGGAAAATACTAAGCAGGGTTTACGAACTCAGGAATGAAATTCACATTTTTctcattgaaaaaaaatctcatttggcaAGTATTTTTGAAAATGACATCTGGGTAACAAAATTGGCATATTTAACTGATATTTTTGGCATTCTGAATGAACTGAGTTTAAAACTGCGGGGGAAAAACAGTGATATATTCCAACATGTCGAACGTATCCAAGGATTCCAAAAGTCATTGTTGTTATGGCAAGCAAGACTTAAGAGCAATCATCCTAGCTACTACATGTTTCCAAGATTTTTGCAACATATTGAAGAGAATActattaatgaaaacattttgaaagaaataaaattagagataTTGTTGCATCTCACTTCTCTATCTAAAACTTTTAACCATTTCTTTCCAGAAGAGCAATTTGAAACATTAAGGGAAAACAGTTGGGTAAAAGATCCATTTGCTTTTCGAAACCCAGAATCAATAATTGAGTTAAACTTGGTGCCTGAAGAAGAGAATGAGTTATTGCAGCTTAGTTCTTCATATACATTGAAGAATGATTATGAAACATTAAGTTTATCAGCATTTTGgattaaaataaaggaagactttcCTTTGCTAAGTAGAAAGAGTGTCCTGCTATTATTACCATTCACAACAACTAGTTTGTGCGAACTAgggttttcagttttaactcagttaaaaacaaaggaaagaaatggaTTGAATAGTGCAGCAGATATGCGAGTAGCATTATCCTCCTGTGTTCCAGACTGGAATGAACTTATAAACAGGCAAGCACACCCATCACATTAA